GTTCTGCAGTGACTGACTGCCCAGCATCCCTGACAGGCTTTCCAGCACCCCCTGTGCCAGCGCTTCCGGCAACGCCTGCAACTGACTGGTCAGCATGATGGCATCCTCCTCCCGAATTTGTCCCGTCAGCGACGCCGGCAGTACGTACGTGTTTTTAATCACACTGTGTGTGATATTACGTACGTAATGGTTCGGTTTCCGGACTCTGTGATAACCTGCTGATTTTCCTGATGGTTCGGAATCCGAACTCTGTCTTTCTTGCCCCATTTTTTTACCCGGTTCGGTTTCCGAACTCAGCTTTTCCGGTGCCGAACTCAGTGTTCTCACCACTGGTTCGGTTTCCGAACCCGGCCGCATTCTTTCCTCCGTCACCCGCTGACGGGCAGCCATCTGCCCCGGTGTCTGGGCACTTCCTATCCGGGCTTCCAGCTGACTGATATGGCTGTGATAGTGACGCATTCCCGGATCATTTTTTATTTCACCCAGAATATCCCGTGCCGTCTGACTGATGGTCCGGTTCCGGCTCATACAGGCTTCTGCCACTATATCCAGATAACGCGGATCCATCGCCTCTGCATCGCAGAACGTCAGGGGCTCGTCATGCTGGGCGTAAATGTTTCCCCGAACCCGGCCTTTATCATCACGTACCCGTTTACACAGGCTCAGCCAGCCCGTGATCCGCAACATCAGCAATACCCGACTGACGGTTTCTCTGGAAGCTTTTCCCTTTCCCGGGGATGCCAGCTGCAGTTGCAGTTCGTCATAAGTGGGAAAAATGACCCCCTCATTATTCTGTGCATACAACCGGATCATCATCCATGCCATCTTGTCCAGCGGTGAAAGACGCGTATCCAGCAACAGACGACGCGGAATGGCATCGTGCACATTGCCGGTGAACAACAGTCCGCTGCGTATTCGCCCCTCCTCCTTCCGGGCTCCGGTAGCCATACGGTGCTTCATTTTTTCCAGGGTATACGCAATCAGGCTTTCCGCTGGTAACGCCATAATCACCTCATTCAGTAGCGGCAATATCGCCGCTTTTTATCCGGTACAAAAATGCTTATTACAGCCCCCTGCTGGATGCAGGGGGCTGGCTAAACATTTTCGATTAATCCTTAATCCCTGTGTCATTTTGATGCTTCACGCCAATGCCGGCGTCGGTTCTGGCGTAAACAATAACGCCGTCATCAGGACGTTTACGCAGCAGGCATATTCCCGTTCCGGGCCAGAGTGCAATAAATTGTGACTCTCTATTCTCAAGCCGCCAAAATGCTCTCCTGCTCATAACACCAACCGGACGCAATGTTTCTTTCTCTTCCTCCAGTTCTGCAATACGCTTTTTTGCGGCTTCCAGTTCATCCAGCAGATCGGCGATAATATCCACTTCCCTGTGACGGATTTGACGCTTAAACGCAGCCAAAGCTTCATCACAATCAACCTCTGCGTCTGGGCTATCCGGGATAGCCTCATACCACGCCAGCATCGACTGATAGTTTTGCGCTGCCTCACGCAGTGCCTGATAATGAATACTGTTCATTGATTGCCTCCCCCTTAACACCCTGCGAGAACCATCATCCAGTTCCCACACAATTTCACGTTTTACCCGTTCACCGGAAATACAGGATGTACAGGGCGATTAATGCCCACGTCCATAATAAGAGGAAGCCGTATACTGTAATTCTCCATTCTGCATCTTCCAGTTCCGTCACCAGTTCCACAATCACGTCAATTTCCTGATCACCAATGGCCTTCCTGATGTTTCCGGCTGCAGCAGCTAATTCCCGCTCAGCGCCCGGACTGTGCCTGTCTGAACGACTCCACGACAGTACATCCTGATATCGTTTTACCGCCTTACTTAACGCCTTCCAGCTAAGCTCATTCATAGGGGGCAATTTCCTGCGCAATACCTTGTCGTCAACAGGGCCGGCCCCGATACTCCGGTCCGGCCTGCACGTTTCATTTACGTCTGGCGCTGTTGTAACGCTCATGACTGAGCAGTTCCCAGGTCTCTCCCCGGTTACGGCTCAGCAGACGCCAGGCGCGTCCGACGTTTATCTTGTAATAACGGGTCCCCCGGTCATTCAGTTGCCGGTAATTACGCACACCCTGCCGGAACAGACTGACCATCTGAACCGCCTTACGACAGCAGGCCGGCGGAACGCACGGGCTGGCCAGAATGCCCGGTGCCAGTTCTGTCATTTTCATGACGCATTCCTTACCGGCTCCGTCTGCCGGTCAGCGCACCATCCCCTTACCGCATGCCAGATAGCCGTCAGCGGGATATTCATCTGCTCCGCAGCCAGCATCATGACATCCAGTCCGTCCGCACTCTCCACATCCGTGATGCCGGCCTTCTGCCATAACCGCCACAGCTCTGCACTTTCCTCATCGCTCAGCGTGACACCACGTCCCGGACGAACATCAATACCGGCAATGCGCCGGCGCGCCGCAACATCCACACTGGAAAGTCCAAAGTAAAACGCCATCAGCTCAATGGAGCCACCCAGCGCCAGTGCACGGTCAATGCGCTGCAGACGTTTCTGCTCCGTCCGGGCCTGCTGCAGCATACGCAGCAGATTTTCATGATTAATGTCCAGCCGGATAACCGACACTTCCGAGTTCGACAGGTAATGGATTTCCTCAATGGTCAGTCCCTGCAGCATCTGCATTTCCTCCCGGGCCAGTCCCAGAGATTCACAACGACGCAGGTAGCCGCTCTTGAGGTCCATCACCAGTTGCATCAGCAGACCGTTGGTTGCCTGAGATAAGCTGTTATTCATGACGCCTCCCGTATCATCAGCCCCGGCACCATCCGGCGGGCAGTTCCCCCCACACCATGATGCAGTGAGGCATTTTTCCCGGCCTCATACCCCTGCCAGCGGGCCAGGTCACCGCCGCGACAGGCTTTCACCTCCCGGGAGTCCACCGTCTCCATCTCCTGTTGCTCCAGCCAGAGACGCATCAGCCGGTTTTCCTCTTCTGTCACACTGAATGGCATCACCACCTGACGAACGCCCAGAACCCAGCCATCACGGAACTGGGCGGCCCGGGCACGGCGGGTGCTCAGTTTCAGCCGCCGGCTCTGTGTACGGAGATACGCATCCGTTGCGTCCCTCAGCTGACGGCACAGAACATCAAACGCATAAGCCGCCACCTGAGGACGTTCACTGAAACCGTAAAACGTCACACACCGGCGATACCGCCCCCCGGGCATCTCCCGCCAGTCGTAATACGCCCTGCAGCCAAATGTCTGTGACACCACCATGACCAGACGGAACATCCACGCCGGAACTTTTTCAGCCTCAGAAGGTGCCCCCTGTGATGAAAAAGTCTGTACCGAAGAAAGTCCCGCATCCTGCTCCGTGATACCGTGTTTCGCCATCAGCTGTTGTGCCCTTGCAAGCGCCAGCCCGGCCTCATGGGCATTACTGTTATTGCGGCTCAGCTCCAGCAGTTTCCTGACCCGTCTGACCAGGCGCTCCTGATGCGGCATATCACTCATTACTTTCCTCCTCCTCATCATCTTCGGGTAACACACTGCGCTGCAGGGCTCGCAGACGGCGCAGCACACTCAGAAGACGCAGCAGCTTCACGGCATGTTCATCATCCAGCAGTGGCCATGCTTCCGGCGCACTGCCACCTGTCAGCAGGTCTGTCAGGCTGACGGGAGACACTGTCAGCGGTGCATCACCGGTCAGCCCCACCAGAAATGCCGTCACCGGCGAACATTTCTCCTCTGCCATCCCAAAACCAGCCGACAGGTCACTTTCCCTGTCCATGGCAATTTCTTCAGCACAGCCGGCAGACTCAGCCAGTTCCCATGCCAGCCGGAAGGCCTCATTCTGCAGATGCTCGATATCATCCCGTCCTTCAGCAAAATGCGTCACCGATGCGGGAAGTGCATCAGGTGTTCCGGACGGCGCTGTATCGCCGGTCATAACGGATGGCACAGCGGCCCCGGCAATCCCCGCGTCCACAGCGTCACCGCTGAAGACCGGCTCACCACCGTACATATCCGGCTGTATCTCTGAACGCCGGACTTTCCCGGCAGAAGAAAGCGCTCTGTCTGCAGTCTCCTCCGGAGAAGGAAAACCGCATTTTTCAGTGTGGTCTGTGTCAGAAACAGCGTTCTCCGGTCGGGCGATACCATGCTGTCCGGGCTCAGTACCGGGGGCAGTGCTTTCCGGCACCGGCTCTGCGTCCGTATCCGGCAGACACTCCGGTGCCTCAGACCGGGTACGGGATACCGGGGCACCGGGCTGCCCTGTGCCACTGTCACGGACTGACGGCGGTACCACCACCGGTTCCGGCTCACCAAAATGGTGACGGCGGTTCCGCTCTTTCGGATCCAGCTCCAGCAGCCACCGGTCATAGTCCAGGGAGGGATGTGGCAGCGCCTGCAATAAATCTCCAATCAGCTCATCGCGGAACATCTCCAGTGACCACAGCTCCGGCGAATTAAACTTCCGGCAGCTTTCCCCGAACACACGGTCAAATTCCGCATCCGTGCCGGACGCCAGCGCAAACTGCCCCCAGACACGCTCGGCATCCTGACGTAACGCAAGCAGATTTCTGACCTGCGGGCTTCCCAGCCCCGACTCCATCAGATCGGGGATCCAGGGGTACAGATATTTCAGGGCATGCTCCATCCGGCTGATGGAGGTATGGCTGACAGGTAACCCCTCATCAGTCAGCAAGGTCGCCAGTTCCCGGATCGTTACCTGACGCTGCAGAGACTCCTCGTAAATCAGGCGCGCCTTGTGGATGCCCTGTGCCTTCTCAATAAAAGTCAGTTCACCGCGAACTTCATTTTCCGCCAGATGACCAATCACACACTGAAGCCGTCCCGGCCAGGGTTTGAACAGCACATGAATACGGTAAAAACGCAGGTCTCCCGTTTCTTTCCAGAGCTCCGTCAGTATCTGGTAACGGGTGTTTCCCCCGTCACTGAAGATATACACATCCGGCTCACTGTCCGGCATACGGGTGACCTTGGGCACCGTATCCAGCCCGCGGGCGTGAATGGAGTTTTTGATGTCGTCATAACGTGGATTGCGCGTGGTGCGCGGGTTATCCGGATTCGGGCGTAACTGGTCCAGCGTCAGAATCATGGGAGTTTCCCCCAGCGCCACCACATTACCGGCGGCACTGGCCTGACGACCGGGCTGCATAATGGCAGCCCCGAGATTCAGTGGCTTGTGTGCCATCACGCATATCCTCCCTGCCCGTCATTTTCAGAGGGCGTAAACAGTGTGTAACGACCGTCGAACCTGACCCTTACCGTGCCTGTGGGTCCCTGACGCTGCTTGCTGACAATGATTTCAGCCTCTCCCTTTGCCAGTGAATCGGGGTTATAGACCTCGTCGCGGTAAATAAACATAATCAGGTCAGCATCCTGCTCCAGTGCCCCGGAATCACGCAGGTCACCGTTATTGGGGCGTTTATCTGCACGCTGTTCCACCTGCCGGTTAAGCTGGGAGAGGGCCAGCACCGGGCAGCCCAGCTCCTTCCCCAGCGCTTTCAGGGAACGGGAAATTTCCGCAATTTCCTGAGTGCGGTTCTCCAGCTCCGGCGCACGAATCAGCTGCAGATAATCCACCATAATCAGAGCGGGTTTACCGTACAGGCGGGTATAACGGCGGGCACTGGCACGCAGCGATGACGGTGTCTGCTGGCTGCAGTC
The DNA window shown above is from Escherichia sp. E4742 and carries:
- a CDS encoding STY4528 family pathogenicity island replication protein, encoding MALPAESLIAYTLEKMKHRMATGARKEEGRIRSGLLFTGNVHDAIPRRLLLDTRLSPLDKMAWMMIRLYAQNNEGVIFPTYDELQLQLASPGKGKASRETVSRVLLMLRITGWLSLCKRVRDDKGRVRGNIYAQHDEPLTFCDAEAMDPRYLDIVAEACMSRNRTISQTARDILGEIKNDPGMRHYHSHISQLEARIGSAQTPGQMAARQRVTEERMRPGSETEPVVRTLSSAPEKLSSETEPGKKMGQERQSSDSEPSGKSAGYHRVRKPNHYVRNITHSVIKNTYVLPASLTGQIREEDAIMLTSQLQALPEALAQGVLESLSGMLGSQSLQNPLGWLLAVLKRAREGNFYPPKQKQRVAVSASMQAEAGGRSTSQPVVTRKRTEPISAERLSGIVAGLRASLRNRAAIRVR
- a CDS encoding ead/Ea22-like family protein, encoding MNSIHYQALREAAQNYQSMLAWYEAIPDSPDAEVDCDEALAAFKRQIRHREVDIIADLLDELEAAKKRIAELEEEKETLRPVGVMSRRAFWRLENRESQFIALWPGTGICLLRKRPDDGVIVYARTDAGIGVKHQNDTGIKD
- a CDS encoding ParE family toxin-like protein, with the translated sequence MKMTELAPGILASPCVPPACCRKAVQMVSLFRQGVRNYRQLNDRGTRYYKINVGRAWRLLSRNRGETWELLSHERYNSARRK
- a CDS encoding DUF2857 domain-containing protein, with amino-acid sequence MNNSLSQATNGLLMQLVMDLKSGYLRRCESLGLAREEMQMLQGLTIEEIHYLSNSEVSVIRLDINHENLLRMLQQARTEQKRLQRIDRALALGGSIELMAFYFGLSSVDVAARRRIAGIDVRPGRGVTLSDEESAELWRLWQKAGITDVESADGLDVMMLAAEQMNIPLTAIWHAVRGWCADRQTEPVRNAS
- a CDS encoding DUF2786 domain-containing protein; its protein translation is MSDMPHQERLVRRVRKLLELSRNNSNAHEAGLALARAQQLMAKHGITEQDAGLSSVQTFSSQGAPSEAEKVPAWMFRLVMVVSQTFGCRAYYDWREMPGGRYRRCVTFYGFSERPQVAAYAFDVLCRQLRDATDAYLRTQSRRLKLSTRRARAAQFRDGWVLGVRQVVMPFSVTEEENRLMRLWLEQQEMETVDSREVKACRGGDLARWQGYEAGKNASLHHGVGGTARRMVPGLMIREAS
- a CDS encoding ParB family protein, giving the protein MAHKPLNLGAAIMQPGRQASAAGNVVALGETPMILTLDQLRPNPDNPRTTRNPRYDDIKNSIHARGLDTVPKVTRMPDSEPDVYIFSDGGNTRYQILTELWKETGDLRFYRIHVLFKPWPGRLQCVIGHLAENEVRGELTFIEKAQGIHKARLIYEESLQRQVTIRELATLLTDEGLPVSHTSISRMEHALKYLYPWIPDLMESGLGSPQVRNLLALRQDAERVWGQFALASGTDAEFDRVFGESCRKFNSPELWSLEMFRDELIGDLLQALPHPSLDYDRWLLELDPKERNRRHHFGEPEPVVVPPSVRDSGTGQPGAPVSRTRSEAPECLPDTDAEPVPESTAPGTEPGQHGIARPENAVSDTDHTEKCGFPSPEETADRALSSAGKVRRSEIQPDMYGGEPVFSGDAVDAGIAGAAVPSVMTGDTAPSGTPDALPASVTHFAEGRDDIEHLQNEAFRLAWELAESAGCAEEIAMDRESDLSAGFGMAEEKCSPVTAFLVGLTGDAPLTVSPVSLTDLLTGGSAPEAWPLLDDEHAVKLLRLLSVLRRLRALQRSVLPEDDEEEESNE